In Oligoflexia bacterium, a single genomic region encodes these proteins:
- the lgt gene encoding prolipoprotein diacylglyceryl transferase, with amino-acid sequence MWPFVLRTEDLVLPTYLVVNSGIFTFGILWIYFRSIKFKYNTTATLDIALVSMISCFLGSRLAHIVFEYPEVYIQDPSLIYKFWNGGFVFYGGAIGGFISALLLCRFRKWDFFKYADLFAPVLALGYSIGRFGCFLAGCCFGRACDLPWAVHFPEGVEAPAGVPLHPTQIYSSLWELGVVLILVYLEKKRKFKVHGQLLGLWFVLHGLGRALVEQFRGDFRGEAFINLSVSTWLSFATMTIGLWLLQRKKKNASATS; translated from the coding sequence TCAATAGCGGGATTTTCACCTTCGGAATTCTTTGGATATATTTTCGAAGCATTAAATTTAAATACAACACCACCGCCACATTAGACATCGCCCTTGTTTCGATGATCAGTTGTTTTTTAGGCTCAAGACTTGCGCATATCGTTTTTGAATATCCTGAAGTTTACATTCAAGACCCAAGCCTGATTTACAAATTTTGGAACGGCGGATTTGTTTTTTACGGCGGAGCAATTGGTGGTTTCATAAGTGCATTACTCCTTTGCCGTTTTCGCAAATGGGATTTTTTCAAATACGCAGATCTTTTTGCCCCTGTTTTAGCATTGGGTTATTCCATCGGACGCTTTGGTTGTTTTCTTGCTGGTTGTTGCTTTGGACGAGCCTGTGATCTTCCATGGGCAGTGCATTTCCCTGAAGGTGTTGAAGCTCCAGCTGGTGTACCACTTCACCCAACACAGATTTACTCATCGCTATGGGAACTTGGAGTTGTACTGATCTTAGTGTATTTAGAAAAAAAGCGAAAATTCAAAGTACATGGACAGCTTTTAGGCTTATGGTTTGTACTTCACGGCCTAGGTCGAGCTCTCGTTGAGCAGTTTCGTGGTGACTTTAGGGGTGAAGCTTTTATAAATTTAAGTGTGTCCACTTGGTTGAGTTTTGCGACTATGACTATTGGACTATGGCTTTTACAAAGGAAGAAAAAAAATGCATCCGCTACTTCTTAA